Proteins from a single region of Acanthochromis polyacanthus isolate Apoly-LR-REF ecotype Palm Island chromosome 11, KAUST_Apoly_ChrSc, whole genome shotgun sequence:
- the ptp4a2b gene encoding protein tyrosine phosphatase type IVA 2 — translation MGRLANMNRPAAVEIAYECMRFLITHNPTNATLNKFTEDLKKFEVNTLVRVCEATYDKAPVEKEGIQVLDWPFDDGAPPPTQIVDDWLKLLNTKFREKPGCCIAVHCVAGLGRAPVLVALALIECGMKYEDAVQFIRQKRRGAFNSKQLLYLEKYRPKMRLRFKETNGHNCCVQ, via the exons ATGGG CCGTCTCGCCAACATGAACCGCCCCGCTGCAGTCGAGATTGCCTACGAGTGCATGAGGTTCCTGATCACCCACAACCCCACCAATGCCACGCTTAACAAGTTCACCGAG GACCTGAAAAAGTTTGAGGTGAACACACTGGTGAGAGTGTGTGAGGCTACATATGATAAGGCTCCAGTAGAGAAAGAGGGGATCCAAGTCCTG GACTGGCCCTTCGATGATGGTGCCCCTCCGCCCACCCAGATTGTGGATGACTGGCTCAAATTACTCAACACCAAGTTTCGAGAGAAGCCCGGCTGCTGCATCGCTGTGCACTGTGTGGCGGGGCTTGGCCG AGCTCCAGTCTTGGTGGCCTTAGCCCTCATTGAGTGTGGGATGAAGTATGAGGATGCTGTGCAGTTCATAAGGCA GAAGAGACGTGGAGCCTTCAACTCCAAACAGCTTCTTTACCTCGAGAAATACAGACCCAAAATGCGTCTGCGGTTCAAGGAAACCAACGGCCACAACTGCTGCGTGCAGTAG